One Thioclava electrotropha DNA segment encodes these proteins:
- a CDS encoding type 1 glutamine amidotransferase gives MRIGILQTGQSPDVLRDKAGDYPDMFEALLAGRGLDFQRYDVEHMHFPESVHDCDGWLITGSRHGAYEDHPFIKPLETFIRDAHAENVPMVGICFGHQIIAQALGGKVEKFSGGWAVGPQDYDFGGEVIALNAWHQDQVTELPPGATPIADNDFCAYPALAYGDTIFTVQPHPEFPDAFVEGLMDTRGRGVVPDDLMQAARTRLGQPNGASRIAERIADFFLKTRVPAHPES, from the coding sequence ATGCGTATCGGCATCCTCCAAACCGGCCAATCCCCCGACGTTCTGCGCGACAAGGCGGGCGACTATCCTGACATGTTCGAAGCGCTGCTCGCCGGGCGCGGCCTCGACTTCCAGCGCTACGACGTCGAGCATATGCACTTTCCCGAAAGCGTGCATGACTGCGACGGCTGGTTGATCACCGGCTCGCGTCACGGCGCCTATGAAGATCACCCTTTCATCAAGCCGCTCGAGACGTTCATCCGCGACGCCCACGCCGAGAACGTGCCGATGGTGGGCATCTGTTTCGGCCATCAGATCATCGCGCAGGCACTTGGCGGCAAGGTCGAGAAATTCTCCGGCGGCTGGGCCGTGGGCCCGCAGGATTACGATTTCGGCGGCGAGGTGATCGCGCTCAACGCGTGGCATCAGGATCAGGTGACCGAGTTGCCGCCGGGCGCGACCCCGATCGCCGACAATGATTTCTGCGCCTATCCCGCGCTTGCCTATGGCGACACGATCTTCACCGTCCAGCCCCACCCCGAATTTCCCGACGCATTCGTAGAAGGGCTGATGGACACACGCGGACGCGGCGTCGTGCCCGATGACCTGATGCAGGCAGCCCGCACGCGGCTCGGGCAACCCAACGGCGCGTCCCGGATCGCCGAGCGCATCGCCGATTTCTTCCTCAAGACAAGGGTGCCCGCGCACCCGGAAAGCTGA
- a CDS encoding NAD(P)/FAD-dependent oxidoreductase: MNLLFANDRKGEHAPSYYAATALTDRRWPELKGRHRADVCVVGGGFTGLSAALHLAEKGYSVRLLEAHRVGFGASGRNGGQVGSGQRLEQDDLEKAHGPEMARRLWDIGEDAKALIRDLIARYEMDVTFHPGIAHACRTQSEVAHSHHMAEKLARDYGYDQVEPLSREALHAILPSEAYLGGDIDRGAGHLHPLNFAQALALACEKAGVTIHEGSLVHHIRPGEPVRVQTEHGHIDADHLIFAANGYLGNLAPRVASHVMPINNFIVATEPLGPRVAEVLRENIAVADTKFVVNYWRLSDDNRLLFGGGESYGYKFPDIVQTVRKPMLEVYPSLADVKIDYAWGGTLAITRTRMPYFARPLKNALSASGFSGHGVAMGTMAGKIMAEAVAGQAERFDLMAGLKVPGFPGGSLLRSPLLVAAMTWFSMRDKLGI; encoded by the coding sequence ATGAACCTGCTCTTCGCCAATGACCGAAAGGGCGAGCACGCGCCGAGCTATTACGCAGCGACCGCGCTGACCGACCGGCGCTGGCCCGAATTGAAGGGCCGCCACCGGGCGGATGTCTGCGTGGTGGGCGGCGGCTTCACCGGCCTCTCGGCGGCGCTGCATCTGGCGGAGAAGGGCTATTCGGTGCGGCTGCTCGAGGCCCATCGCGTGGGTTTCGGGGCCTCGGGCCGCAATGGCGGACAGGTGGGCTCGGGCCAGCGGCTGGAGCAGGACGATCTGGAGAAAGCCCACGGCCCCGAGATGGCGCGCAGGCTTTGGGATATCGGCGAAGACGCGAAGGCGCTGATCCGCGACCTGATCGCGCGCTACGAGATGGACGTGACCTTCCATCCCGGCATCGCTCATGCCTGCCGGACGCAATCCGAGGTCGCGCACTCCCATCACATGGCGGAGAAGCTGGCCCGCGATTACGGCTACGATCAGGTGGAGCCGCTCTCGCGCGAGGCGCTGCACGCGATCCTGCCCTCGGAGGCCTATCTCGGCGGCGATATCGACCGGGGCGCGGGGCATCTGCATCCGCTGAACTTCGCCCAAGCCTTGGCGCTCGCTTGCGAGAAGGCGGGCGTGACGATCCACGAAGGCTCGCTCGTCCACCATATCCGCCCCGGCGAGCCGGTGCGCGTGCAGACCGAGCATGGCCATATCGATGCCGATCACCTGATCTTCGCGGCCAACGGCTATCTGGGAAATCTCGCCCCGCGCGTGGCCTCGCATGTGATGCCGATCAACAATTTCATCGTCGCGACAGAGCCGCTGGGCCCGCGCGTCGCCGAAGTGCTGCGCGAGAATATCGCCGTGGCGGACACGAAATTCGTGGTCAACTACTGGCGGCTCTCTGACGATAACCGCCTGCTCTTCGGGGGCGGCGAAAGCTATGGTTACAAGTTCCCCGACATCGTGCAGACCGTGCGCAAGCCGATGCTGGAGGTCTACCCTTCCCTTGCGGATGTGAAGATCGACTACGCTTGGGGTGGCACGCTCGCGATCACCCGCACCCGGATGCCCTATTTCGCGCGGCCTTTGAAAAACGCGCTCTCGGCCAGCGGGTTTTCCGGCCATGGCGTCGCGATGGGCACGATGGCGGGCAAGATCATGGCCGAGGCGGTGGCGGGCCAAGCCGAGCGCTTCGACCTGATGGCCGGGTTGAAAGTGCCGGGCTTCCCGGGCGGCTCGCTCCTGCGCAGCCCGCTTCTGGTCGCCGCGATGACGTGGTTCTCGATGCGCGACAAGCTGGGGATCTAG
- a CDS encoding rhomboid family intramembrane serine protease — MRDGYDEHPMNPLPPVVWLLALPIIATELFFAMGQSGLIGGAQAAGWRLDALQKFAFSPQVMRAMFETGQYPPEQMMRILTYPFVNASVTQAIFVLVFLLALGKMVGEIFSGLAVAVVFFGATILGALVYAALPFTQIGLYGGYPGDYGLIGAFTWILWTRLGQENANQLRAFSLIGALMGIQLIFAMIFGARPDWIADIVGFVAGFVLSFFVAPGGMQRTLQRLRRR, encoded by the coding sequence ATGCGCGACGGCTATGATGAACACCCGATGAACCCGCTGCCGCCAGTGGTCTGGCTTCTGGCGCTGCCGATCATTGCGACGGAGCTGTTCTTCGCGATGGGCCAGTCGGGGCTGATCGGCGGGGCGCAGGCGGCGGGCTGGCGGCTCGACGCGCTGCAGAAATTCGCTTTCTCGCCGCAGGTGATGCGCGCAATGTTCGAAACCGGTCAATATCCGCCTGAGCAGATGATGCGCATTCTGACCTACCCCTTTGTGAATGCCTCGGTGACGCAGGCGATCTTCGTGCTCGTGTTCCTCTTGGCGCTGGGCAAGATGGTGGGCGAGATCTTCTCGGGGCTCGCCGTGGCGGTCGTGTTCTTCGGCGCGACAATCCTTGGCGCGCTGGTCTATGCGGCGCTGCCGTTTACGCAGATCGGGCTCTATGGCGGCTATCCGGGCGATTACGGGCTGATCGGGGCCTTCACGTGGATCTTGTGGACGCGGCTGGGGCAGGAGAATGCGAACCAGCTGCGGGCGTTCTCGTTGATCGGGGCGCTGATGGGTATTCAGCTGATCTTCGCGATGATCTTCGGCGCGCGGCCCGACTGGATCGCGGATATCGTCGGGTTCGTCGCGGGCTTCGTGCTGAGCTTCTTCGTGGCGCCCGGCGGGATGCAGCGGACCTTGCAGCGGTTGCGGCGGCGGTGA
- a CDS encoding CoA-binding protein — MQDEIRDILGNAKVIAVVGMSHKPERPSYGVAQFLQSKGYRVIPVNPGLAGQELLGETVYADLGAIPDEIAVDMVDVFRRSEAVPEVVDEALAHLPHLKTIWMQLGVSHDAAAETARGQGVKVVMNRCPKIDYPRVMAG; from the coding sequence ATGCAAGACGAGATTCGCGACATTCTGGGCAATGCGAAGGTGATCGCCGTGGTCGGCATGTCCCACAAGCCGGAGCGCCCCTCCTATGGGGTCGCGCAGTTCCTGCAGTCCAAAGGCTACCGCGTGATTCCGGTCAACCCCGGCCTCGCCGGGCAGGAGTTGCTGGGCGAGACGGTCTATGCCGATCTCGGCGCAATCCCCGACGAGATCGCGGTGGATATGGTCGACGTGTTCCGTCGCTCCGAGGCAGTGCCTGAGGTCGTGGATGAGGCCTTGGCACATCTGCCGCATCTCAAGACCATCTGGATGCAGCTTGGCGTGTCTCATGACGCAGCGGCCGAGACGGCGCGCGGGCAGGGGGTCAAGGTCGTGATGAACCGCTGCCCGAAGATCGACTATCCGCGCGTGATGGCCGGGTAA
- a CDS encoding DegT/DnrJ/EryC1/StrS family aminotransferase codes for MPRDGQTAPNCYDAEAIPEAARAEIERLLTSGDLFRYTSADAPVAKLEAEFAEFMGVKYAVAVSSCSQALFLSMKALDLPRGARVLVPAFTFAAVPSAIVHADCVPVLVEVGSNFRIDLDDFRAKFDDSIDAVMISHMRGHTSDMDAIMELAAEKDVPVIEDAAHSLGTLWNGKKIGTIGKIGCLSFQSYKLINAGEGGILLTDDPELAARAVIMSGAYEHNWKKHPGLQNSFHHWQNKLPLYNCRMQNLSAAVIRPQIAEVERRVNDGRANHDYVAERLNSSDWLDVPPPLGPETRAPDSLQFNLAGDWSDDEARKLQSEAKARGVSVQVFGLSQDNARAFWNWQFLGDVPELPKTRAMLMRACDTRLPARLKQPDLDYIADAILEAVIAVKG; via the coding sequence ATGCCGCGTGACGGACAGACCGCCCCGAATTGCTACGACGCCGAGGCCATCCCCGAGGCCGCCCGAGCCGAGATCGAACGTCTCCTGACCAGCGGGGACCTCTTCCGCTACACCTCCGCAGACGCGCCGGTCGCCAAGCTGGAAGCCGAATTTGCCGAATTCATGGGTGTGAAATACGCGGTCGCCGTGTCGTCCTGCTCGCAGGCGCTGTTCCTGTCGATGAAGGCGCTCGACCTGCCGCGCGGGGCACGCGTGCTGGTCCCGGCCTTCACCTTCGCCGCCGTCCCCTCCGCCATCGTCCATGCCGATTGCGTGCCGGTGCTGGTCGAAGTCGGCTCCAATTTCCGCATAGACCTCGACGATTTCCGCGCGAAATTCGACGACAGCATCGACGCGGTGATGATCAGCCACATGCGCGGCCACACCTCCGACATGGACGCGATCATGGAACTGGCCGCCGAGAAGGATGTGCCGGTCATCGAAGACGCCGCGCATTCGCTCGGCACGCTCTGGAATGGCAAGAAGATCGGCACGATCGGCAAGATCGGCTGCCTCTCCTTCCAGTCCTACAAACTGATCAACGCGGGCGAAGGCGGCATCCTTCTGACCGACGATCCGGAACTGGCCGCGCGTGCGGTGATCATGTCGGGCGCCTACGAACATAACTGGAAGAAGCATCCGGGCCTGCAGAACAGCTTCCATCACTGGCAGAACAAGCTGCCGCTTTATAACTGCCGGATGCAGAACCTCTCCGCTGCCGTCATCCGCCCGCAGATCGCGGAAGTGGAGCGCCGCGTGAATGATGGTCGCGCGAACCACGACTATGTCGCCGAGCGACTGAACTCGAGCGACTGGCTCGACGTGCCGCCGCCCCTCGGGCCCGAAACTCGCGCCCCGGATTCGCTGCAGTTCAACCTCGCGGGCGATTGGTCCGACGACGAGGCCCGCAAGCTGCAATCGGAGGCGAAAGCCCGCGGTGTCAGCGTGCAGGTTTTCGGACTGAGCCAAGACAACGCGCGCGCCTTCTGGAACTGGCAGTTCCTCGGTGACGTACCGGAGCTGCCGAAGACCCGCGCCATGCTGATGCGCGCCTGCGATACCCGCCTGCCCGCGCGGCTCAAGCAGCCCGATCTGGATTACATCGCCGATGCGATCCTCGAAGCGGTCATAGCGGTGAAGGGTTAA
- the trpS gene encoding tryptophan--tRNA ligase, protein MSEQAQPLNANFKPRIFSGIQPSGGLTLGNYLGALKRFAQKQDEGIETIYCLVDLHAITVWQEPEALRRNTREAAAAFIASGVDPKRSILFNQSQVSAHAELAWAFNCVARLGWMNRMTQFKDKAGKNAEKASLGLYAYPALMAADILLYHATMVPVGEDQKQHVELTRDIAAKFNHDYETDFFPAPEPLIEGAATRVMSLRDGTKKMSKSDPSDASRINLTDDADTIAKKIRKAVTDPEPLPSEIDGLKDRAEARNLVNIYAALADMTPTQVLGEYGGEGFGKFKPALAELAVAKLAPISDEMTRLMNDPSEIDNILGDGANRADEIAQPILGKTLEIMGMIRSR, encoded by the coding sequence ATGAGCGAGCAAGCGCAACCCCTCAACGCCAATTTCAAACCGCGGATCTTCTCCGGCATCCAGCCCTCTGGCGGGCTGACGCTGGGCAACTATCTGGGCGCGCTCAAGCGCTTTGCTCAGAAGCAGGACGAAGGGATCGAGACGATCTACTGCCTCGTCGACCTGCACGCGATCACGGTCTGGCAAGAGCCCGAGGCATTGCGCCGCAACACCCGCGAGGCGGCTGCCGCCTTCATCGCCTCGGGCGTCGATCCGAAACGCTCGATCCTGTTCAACCAGAGCCAAGTCTCGGCCCATGCTGAACTGGCCTGGGCGTTCAATTGCGTCGCGCGTCTGGGCTGGATGAACCGGATGACCCAGTTCAAGGACAAGGCGGGCAAGAATGCCGAGAAGGCCAGCCTCGGCCTCTACGCCTACCCCGCGCTGATGGCCGCCGATATTCTGCTGTATCATGCGACGATGGTGCCGGTGGGCGAGGATCAGAAGCAACATGTGGAGCTGACCCGCGACATCGCGGCCAAGTTCAACCACGACTACGAAACCGATTTTTTCCCCGCCCCCGAGCCGCTGATCGAAGGCGCCGCGACCCGCGTGATGTCCCTGCGCGACGGCACCAAGAAGATGTCGAAATCCGACCCGTCGGATGCGAGCCGCATCAACCTCACCGACGATGCCGACACGATCGCCAAGAAGATCCGCAAGGCCGTGACCGATCCCGAGCCCCTGCCCTCCGAGATCGACGGGCTCAAGGACCGGGCCGAGGCGCGCAACCTCGTGAACATCTATGCGGCGCTGGCCGACATGACGCCGACGCAGGTGCTGGGCGAATATGGCGGCGAGGGCTTCGGCAAGTTCAAACCGGCGCTAGCCGAACTGGCGGTCGCAAAGCTTGCGCCGATCTCGGACGAGATGACCCGGCTGATGAACGATCCCTCCGAGATCGACAATATCCTGGGCGACGGCGCGAACCGGGCCGACGAGATCGCGCAGCCGATCCTGGGAAAGACGCTCGAGATCATGGGAATGATCCGCTCGCGCTAA
- a CDS encoding glutamine synthetase family protein, whose protein sequence is MKDWTDRIPQAARDYIEGRRLDEVECIVADIAGVARGKAMPASKFKFQDRFFLPNSIFLQTITGEWTDNPSGAFTEPDMILTPDFSTATAAPWTADWTLQIIHDVEDQQGNPVPIAPRNVLKRVLALYEAEGWVPVVAPEMEFFLVARNTDPNQPIIPPMGRSGRRAAAKQAYSMSAVDEYGKVIDDIYDFAELQGFEIDGILQEGGAGQIEINLAHGDPVELADQIFYFKRLIREAALRQDCFATFMAKPIEGEPGSAMHIHQSVIDTKTGQNIFSDENGGETEAFLHCIAGLQTHLPAVIALLAPYVNSYRRYVPDFAAPINLEWGRDNRTTGLRVPISGPAARRIENRLAGMDCNPYLGLAASLACAYLGLKEKQMPKPECLGDAYMSAEDVPVNLGDALDLFSESAPIRDVLGPEFCAVYEAVKRNEYKEFLQVISPWEREHLLMNV, encoded by the coding sequence ATGAAGGACTGGACCGACCGCATTCCGCAGGCCGCCCGCGACTACATCGAGGGTCGGCGTCTCGACGAGGTGGAATGCATCGTCGCCGATATCGCTGGGGTCGCGCGCGGCAAGGCGATGCCCGCGTCGAAATTCAAGTTTCAGGATCGCTTCTTCCTGCCGAACTCGATCTTCCTGCAGACGATCACCGGCGAGTGGACGGACAACCCCTCGGGCGCTTTCACCGAACCGGACATGATCCTGACGCCCGATTTCTCGACCGCGACGGCCGCGCCGTGGACGGCAGACTGGACCTTGCAGATCATCCATGACGTCGAGGACCAGCAGGGCAATCCGGTGCCGATCGCGCCGCGCAATGTCCTCAAGCGCGTGCTCGCGCTCTATGAGGCCGAAGGCTGGGTGCCGGTCGTCGCCCCCGAGATGGAATTCTTCCTCGTCGCCCGCAATACCGATCCGAACCAGCCGATCATCCCGCCGATGGGGCGCTCGGGTCGTCGGGCGGCGGCGAAACAAGCCTATTCGATGTCGGCGGTCGATGAATATGGCAAGGTCATCGACGATATCTACGATTTCGCCGAGCTTCAGGGCTTCGAGATCGACGGCATCCTGCAGGAGGGCGGCGCCGGGCAGATCGAGATCAACCTCGCCCATGGCGACCCGGTCGAACTGGCCGACCAGATTTTCTACTTCAAGCGGCTGATCCGCGAGGCCGCCCTGCGTCAGGATTGCTTCGCCACCTTCATGGCGAAACCGATCGAGGGCGAGCCGGGCTCGGCCATGCATATCCACCAATCGGTGATCGACACCAAGACCGGCCAGAACATTTTCTCCGACGAGAATGGCGGCGAGACGGAAGCCTTCCTGCATTGCATCGCGGGGCTTCAGACGCACCTGCCTGCGGTGATCGCGCTGCTGGCGCCTTACGTGAACAGCTATCGCCGCTATGTGCCGGATTTCGCCGCGCCCATAAATCTCGAATGGGGGCGCGACAACCGCACGACGGGCCTGCGGGTGCCGATCTCGGGCCCGGCGGCGCGACGGATCGAGAACCGTCTGGCGGGGATGGATTGCAACCCCTATCTCGGGCTCGCGGCCTCGCTCGCCTGCGCCTATCTGGGCCTCAAGGAAAAGCAGATGCCGAAGCCCGAATGCCTGGGCGACGCCTATATGTCGGCCGAGGACGTGCCGGTGAACCTGGGCGATGCGCTCGATCTCTTCTCGGAGAGCGCGCCGATCCGCGACGTGCTGGGGCCGGAATTCTGCGCGGTCTACGAGGCGGTCAAGCGCAACGAATACAAGGAGTTCCTGCAGGTGATCTCGCCATGGGAGCGCGAGCATCTGCTGATGAACGTGTGA